The Caretta caretta isolate rCarCar2 chromosome 10, rCarCar1.hap1, whole genome shotgun sequence genome has a window encoding:
- the PGAP6 gene encoding post-GPI attachment to proteins factor 6 isoform X2 — MVRAAGLALGLLLLQLLQLLSLPAAGSSRPGGPGDLLYISEYFSQSAQKLSFYSWYENAKLFRFQVPEDTVLLRWLLQASKGKGPECTSMDITIHFRYGAPPVINPLGTQFPLNATARPSYNLTMTLSITLQNSTFVNITTPAAGDWFIAAHLPQAAGKIEVKGFSTPCAYIFQPDMFVLRLVDIPVLEPDTPLQQTIASPARPLHVKVFIPEYTATMQFTLRSCVVNSTKACAIRVVLGSIMLPQSFQKILRCKETVDCSLVLHSPPWEKWLQIMAENLGTDNASVSFEMIASFTACKPGSTNSFLNFYNSLNQSQSTPALGGGPNASTPGMLGNTTLPAVGAANNASDPGTFCLQNQPVIREDLDVASVRFRVINGPSIPVHSEFPTLLLFNLNTGMDSGGTLVVNLLLNETSLSIGNASVFACMSAASPVLTLNTTKNCSTAFFQGYPLNVTASSTEATLIIPYPETDNWFLSLQLICPQGQGECNKAKAKVTVSTYLTPCFDDCGTYGQCSLLRRHGYLYAGCSCKAGWGGWSCTDNTKAQSVGSQNLATLLLTLSNLMFLPAIAVALYRYYLVEASVYTYTMFFSTFYHACDQPGVAVMCIMDYDTLQYCDFLGSVVAIWVTILCMARVKKILKYVLFVLGTLLIAMSLQLDRRGIWNMMGPCLFALIVMIMAWVYHGVKRRHCYPTSWKRWVFYLIPGIALAFVAILVYAFMETNDNYYYTHSIWHILVASSVAFLLPPCDKHKKPWAWSQKLICRYQICKNDREELYAVT, encoded by the exons ACCTCCTGTACATCTCTGAGTATTTCTCTCAGAGTGCCCAGAAGCTGTCCTTCTACAGCTGGTATGAGAACGCCAAGCTGTTCCGCTTCCAAGTGCCGGAGGACACGGTTCTGCTGCGCTGGCTCCTGCAGGCGTCCAAGGGAAAAGGACCTGAGTGCACCAGTATGGACATCACCAT CCACTTCCGTTACGGAGCCCCTCCCGTCATTAACCCACTGGGCACCCAGTTTCCCTTGAACGCAACTGCCCGCCCATCCTACAACCTGACCATGACTCTGAGCATCACCCTGCAGAACAGCACCTTTGTGAACATCACCACCCCAGCTGCCGGAGACTGGTTCATCGctgctcacctgcctcaggctgCAGGCAAGATCGAAGTGAAG GGTTTCTCCACTCCATGCGCCTATATATTCCAGCCGGACATGTTTGTGCTGAGACTTGTTGATATCCCTGTCCTGGAACCAGACACTCCCCTGCAGCAAACCATTGCCTCGCCTGCTAGACCACTGCACGTCAA GGTCTTCATCCCCGAGTACACTGCCACAATGCAGTTCACACTGCGGAGCTGTGTGGTGAACAGCACAAAGGCATGTGCCATACGGGTCGTGCTGGGCTCCATCATGCTGCCGCAGTCCTTCCAGAAAATCCTCCGCTGCAAAGAGACAGTGGATTGCAGCCTGGTCCTCCATTCGCCCCCGTGGGAGAAGTGGCTGCAGATCATGGCAGAGAATCTGGGCACCGACAACGCCAGCGTCTCCTTTGAGATGATTGCCTCCTTCACAG CTTGCAAGCCGGGGAGCACCAATTCATTCCTTAACTTCTACAACAGCCTGAATCAGAGCCAGAGCACTCCAGCCCTCGGCGGGGGTCCCAATGCCAGCACCCCGGGAATGTTGGGGAACACCACTCTACCCGCAGTGGGTGCTGCAAACAATGCATCCGACCCAGGGACCTTCTGCCTCCAGAATCAGCCCGTCATCCGTGAGGACCTGGATGTTGCCTCTGTGAGGTTCAGAGTCATAAATGGGCCCAGCATTCCTGTCCACTCTGAATTCCCCACGCTTCTCCTCTTCAACTTGAATACTGGCATGGACAGTGGAGGCACCCTGGTGGTGAACCTGCTGCTGAACGAG ACATCCCTAAGCATAGGCAACGCTAGTGTGTTCGCATGCATGAGTGCTGCCTCTCCAGTGCTGACCCTCAATACCACAAAGAACTGCAGCACAG CTTTTTTCCAGGGCTACCCTCTGAACGTGACTGCGTCCTCCACAGAAGCAACGCTGATTATTCCCTACCCAGAGACTGACAACTGGTTCCTTTCCCTGCAGCTAATCTGCCCACAGGGCCAGGG GGAATGTAATAAAGCGAAAGCCAAAGTGACTGTCTCTACATACCTCACCCCCTGCTTTGACGACTGTGGGACATATGGACAGTGCAGTCTTCTGAGAAGACATGGCTACCTCTACGCTGGCTGCAGCTGTAAAGCTG GTTGGGGCGGATGGAGCTGCACTGATAACACTAAAGCCCAGTCTGTTGGCTCACAGAATCTGGCCACCCTTCTGCTCACTCTCAGTAACCTCATGTTCCTGCCAGCCATTGCAGTTGCTCTGTATCGCTACTACCTGGTGGAGGCCTCTGTTTACACCTACACCATGTTCTTCTCCACG TTCTACCATGCGTGTGACCAGCCAGGAGTCGCTGTGATGTGCATCATGGATTACGACACTCTGCAGTACTGCGACTTCCTGGGCTCCGTAGTTGCCATTTGGGTGACGATCCTGTGTATGGCCCGAGTGAAGAAAATCTTAAAATAC GTTCTCTTTGTGCTGGGGACCCTGTTAATTgccatgtccctgcagctggaCCGCAGAGGCATTTGGAACATGATGGGCCCCTGTCTTTTTGCTCTCATCGTCATGATCATGGCATGG GTTTACCATGGAGTGAAGCGCCGCCATTGCTACCCCACCTCATGGAAGCGCTGGGTTTTCTACCTCATTCCAGGGATCGCCTTGGCTTTCGTCGCCATCTTGGTGTATGCATTCATGGAAACCAATGACAACTACTACTACACGCACAGCATCTGGCACATCCTGGTGGCCAGCAGCGTGGCTTTCCTACTCCCGCCTTGTGACAAGCATAAGAAGCCCTGGGCCTGGTCACAGAAGCTCATCTGTCGCTATCAGATATGCAAAAATGACCGTGAGGAGCTCTACGCGGTGACCTGA
- the PGAP6 gene encoding post-GPI attachment to proteins factor 6 isoform X1 has protein sequence MVRAAGLALGLLLLQLLQLLSLPAAGSSRPGGPGDLLYISEYFSQSAQKLSFYSWYENAKLFRFQVPEDTVLLRWLLQASKGKGPECTSMDITIHFRYGAPPVINPLGTQFPLNATARPSYNLTMTLSITLQNSTFVNITTPAAGDWFIAAHLPQAAGKIEVKGFSTPCAYIFQPDMFVLRLVDIPVLEPDTPLQQTIASPARPLHVKVFIPEYTATMQFTLRSCVVNSTKACAIRVVLGSIMLPQSFQKILRCKETVDCSLVLHSPPWEKWLQIMAENLGTDNASVSFEMIASFTACKPGSTNSFLNFYNSLNQSQSTPALGGGPNASTPGMLGNTTLPAVGAANNASDPGTFCLQNQPVIREDLDVASVRFRVINGPSIPVHSEFPTLLLFNLNTGMDSGGTLVVNLLLNEILCVLFPQTSLSIGNASVFACMSAASPVLTLNTTKNCSTAFFQGYPLNVTASSTEATLIIPYPETDNWFLSLQLICPQGQGECNKAKAKVTVSTYLTPCFDDCGTYGQCSLLRRHGYLYAGCSCKAGWGGWSCTDNTKAQSVGSQNLATLLLTLSNLMFLPAIAVALYRYYLVEASVYTYTMFFSTFYHACDQPGVAVMCIMDYDTLQYCDFLGSVVAIWVTILCMARVKKILKYVLFVLGTLLIAMSLQLDRRGIWNMMGPCLFALIVMIMAWVYHGVKRRHCYPTSWKRWVFYLIPGIALAFVAILVYAFMETNDNYYYTHSIWHILVASSVAFLLPPCDKHKKPWAWSQKLICRYQICKNDREELYAVT, from the exons ACCTCCTGTACATCTCTGAGTATTTCTCTCAGAGTGCCCAGAAGCTGTCCTTCTACAGCTGGTATGAGAACGCCAAGCTGTTCCGCTTCCAAGTGCCGGAGGACACGGTTCTGCTGCGCTGGCTCCTGCAGGCGTCCAAGGGAAAAGGACCTGAGTGCACCAGTATGGACATCACCAT CCACTTCCGTTACGGAGCCCCTCCCGTCATTAACCCACTGGGCACCCAGTTTCCCTTGAACGCAACTGCCCGCCCATCCTACAACCTGACCATGACTCTGAGCATCACCCTGCAGAACAGCACCTTTGTGAACATCACCACCCCAGCTGCCGGAGACTGGTTCATCGctgctcacctgcctcaggctgCAGGCAAGATCGAAGTGAAG GGTTTCTCCACTCCATGCGCCTATATATTCCAGCCGGACATGTTTGTGCTGAGACTTGTTGATATCCCTGTCCTGGAACCAGACACTCCCCTGCAGCAAACCATTGCCTCGCCTGCTAGACCACTGCACGTCAA GGTCTTCATCCCCGAGTACACTGCCACAATGCAGTTCACACTGCGGAGCTGTGTGGTGAACAGCACAAAGGCATGTGCCATACGGGTCGTGCTGGGCTCCATCATGCTGCCGCAGTCCTTCCAGAAAATCCTCCGCTGCAAAGAGACAGTGGATTGCAGCCTGGTCCTCCATTCGCCCCCGTGGGAGAAGTGGCTGCAGATCATGGCAGAGAATCTGGGCACCGACAACGCCAGCGTCTCCTTTGAGATGATTGCCTCCTTCACAG CTTGCAAGCCGGGGAGCACCAATTCATTCCTTAACTTCTACAACAGCCTGAATCAGAGCCAGAGCACTCCAGCCCTCGGCGGGGGTCCCAATGCCAGCACCCCGGGAATGTTGGGGAACACCACTCTACCCGCAGTGGGTGCTGCAAACAATGCATCCGACCCAGGGACCTTCTGCCTCCAGAATCAGCCCGTCATCCGTGAGGACCTGGATGTTGCCTCTGTGAGGTTCAGAGTCATAAATGGGCCCAGCATTCCTGTCCACTCTGAATTCCCCACGCTTCTCCTCTTCAACTTGAATACTGGCATGGACAGTGGAGGCACCCTGGTGGTGAACCTGCTGCTGAACGAG atcttgtgtgttttgtttccaCAGACATCCCTAAGCATAGGCAACGCTAGTGTGTTCGCATGCATGAGTGCTGCCTCTCCAGTGCTGACCCTCAATACCACAAAGAACTGCAGCACAG CTTTTTTCCAGGGCTACCCTCTGAACGTGACTGCGTCCTCCACAGAAGCAACGCTGATTATTCCCTACCCAGAGACTGACAACTGGTTCCTTTCCCTGCAGCTAATCTGCCCACAGGGCCAGGG GGAATGTAATAAAGCGAAAGCCAAAGTGACTGTCTCTACATACCTCACCCCCTGCTTTGACGACTGTGGGACATATGGACAGTGCAGTCTTCTGAGAAGACATGGCTACCTCTACGCTGGCTGCAGCTGTAAAGCTG GTTGGGGCGGATGGAGCTGCACTGATAACACTAAAGCCCAGTCTGTTGGCTCACAGAATCTGGCCACCCTTCTGCTCACTCTCAGTAACCTCATGTTCCTGCCAGCCATTGCAGTTGCTCTGTATCGCTACTACCTGGTGGAGGCCTCTGTTTACACCTACACCATGTTCTTCTCCACG TTCTACCATGCGTGTGACCAGCCAGGAGTCGCTGTGATGTGCATCATGGATTACGACACTCTGCAGTACTGCGACTTCCTGGGCTCCGTAGTTGCCATTTGGGTGACGATCCTGTGTATGGCCCGAGTGAAGAAAATCTTAAAATAC GTTCTCTTTGTGCTGGGGACCCTGTTAATTgccatgtccctgcagctggaCCGCAGAGGCATTTGGAACATGATGGGCCCCTGTCTTTTTGCTCTCATCGTCATGATCATGGCATGG GTTTACCATGGAGTGAAGCGCCGCCATTGCTACCCCACCTCATGGAAGCGCTGGGTTTTCTACCTCATTCCAGGGATCGCCTTGGCTTTCGTCGCCATCTTGGTGTATGCATTCATGGAAACCAATGACAACTACTACTACACGCACAGCATCTGGCACATCCTGGTGGCCAGCAGCGTGGCTTTCCTACTCCCGCCTTGTGACAAGCATAAGAAGCCCTGGGCCTGGTCACAGAAGCTCATCTGTCGCTATCAGATATGCAAAAATGACCGTGAGGAGCTCTACGCGGTGACCTGA